The Ahaetulla prasina isolate Xishuangbanna chromosome 3, ASM2864084v1, whole genome shotgun sequence genome window below encodes:
- the LRRC8C gene encoding volume-regulated anion channel subunit LRRC8C isoform X2 has protein sequence MIPVTEFRQFSEQQPAFRVLKPWWDVFTDYLSVAMLMVGVFGCTLQVMQDKIICLPKRVQPSPNISHLNMSNMDSSAAQFLPPKPSTPPATVEMKGLKTDLDLQQYSFINQMCYERALHWYAKYFPYLVLIHTLIFMLCSNFWFKFPGSSSKIEHFISILGKCFDSPWTTRALSEVSGEDSEGKDNRKNNTSRSNTVQPSTEGNLVRTQSLKSIPEKFIVDKGTPGALDKKEGEQAKALFEKVKKFRLHVEESDLLYAMYVRQTVLKVIKFLIIIAYNSALVSKVQFTVDCNVDIQDMTGYKHFSCNHTMAHLFSKLSFCYLCFVSIYGLTCLYTLYWLFYRSLKEYSFEYVRQETGIDDIPDVRNDFAFMLHMIDQYDPLYSKRFAVFLSEVSENKLKQLNLNNEWTADKLRQRLQTNAHNRLELQLFMLSGLPDTVFEITELQSLKLEIINNVMIPATIVQLDNLQELSLYQCSAKIHSAALAFLKENLKVLNVKFDDFRELPPWMYGLRNLEELSLIGSLCHDISKNITLESFRELKNLKVLHIKSNLSKVPQSVVDVSSHLQKMCIHNDGTKLVMLNNLKKMVNLTELELVHCDLERIPHAVFSLNALQELDLKENNLKSIEEIVSFQHLRKLTILKLWHNSITYIPEHIKKLTSLERLSFSHNKIEVLPSHLFLCNKIRYLDLSNNDIRFIPPEIGVLQSLQYFSISCNKVESVPDELYFCKKIKTLKIGKNNLSILSPKIGNLVLLSYLDIKGNHLEFLPHELGDCRALKKNGLVVEDTLFETLPLDVREQMKAE, from the coding sequence GTGATGCAGGATAAGATCATATGCCTTCCCAAAAGAGTCCAGCCTTCTCCGAATATATCTCACCTTAATATGTCAAATATGGACTCCAGTGCAGCTCAGTTCCTTCCACCCAAGCCATCAACACCTCCTGCCACTGTTGAAATGAAGGGCTTAAAGACTGACTTAGACCTCCAGCAGTACAGCTTTATAAATCAAATGTGCTACGAGCGTGCCTTGCATTGGTATGCAAAGTACTTTCCATACCTTGTCCTTATACACACATTGATCTTCATGCTATGTAGCAACTTTTGGTTCAAGTTCCCAGGGTCCAGCTCAAAAATTGAACATTTCATTTCTATTCTGGGGAAATGTTTTGACTCTCCTTGGACTACAAGGGCTTTGTCAGAGGTTTCTGGAGAAGACTCTGAGGGGAAAGACAACAGGAAGAACAACACCAGCCGGTCAAACACGGTCCAGCCTAGCACAGAAGGCAATTTGGTCAGGACGCAGTCCTTAAAATCCATACCTGAAAAATTCATTGTGGATAAAGGAACTCCGGGAGCTTTGGATAAAAAAGAAGGAGAACAAGCTAAAGCGTTATTTGAAAAGGTGAAGAAATTCCGTCTCCATGTTGAGGAAAGTGACCTACTCTATGCTATGTATGTTCGCCAAACAGTGCTGAAAGTGATCAAGtttcttattattattgcatATAACAGTGCGCTTGTTTCAAAAGTTCAGTTTACAGTAGATTGCAATGTTGACATTCAAGACATGACAGGGTATAAGCACTTTTCTTGCAATCATACAATGGCACATCTTTTTTCTAAGCTCTCATTCTGCTACTTATGCTTTGTAAGTATTTATGGACTGACATGCCTTTACACTTTGTACTGGCTGTTTTACCGCTCTCTGAAAGAATATTCGTTTGAGTACGTCCGGCAAGAGACTGGAATTGATGATATCCCAGATGTCAGGAATGACTTTGCTTTTATGCTCCACATGATAGACCAGTATGATCCTCTTTACTCGAAAAGATTTGCTGTATTTCTTTCAGAGGTCAGTGAAAACAAACTGAAGCAGCTGAATTTAAATAATGAGTGGACTGCCGATAAACTCAGGCAAAGATTGCAAACGAATGCCCATAACCGTTTGGAACTGCAGCTGTTTATGCTATCTGGACTTCCTGATACAGTCTTCGAAATTACAGAGCTTCAATCCCTGAAACTTGAAATTATTAATAATGTCATGATACCAGCTACCATTGTGCAACTCGACAATCTCCAAGAACTCTCCCTATACCAATGTTCTGCAAAGATCCATAGTGCAGCCTTGGCATTTCTAAAAGAAAACCTGAAAGTCTTGAATGTCAAGTTCGATGACTTCAGAGAACTTCCACCTTGGATGTACGGGCTcagaaatttagaagaattgagcTTAATTGGTTCTTTATGCCACgacatttctaaaaatataactTTGGAGTCTTTTCGAGAGCTGAAGAACCTTAAAGTTCTGCATATTAAAAGCAACCTGTCCAAAGTCCCACAGTCTGTAGTTGATGTTTCAAGTCACCTTCAAAAAATGTGCATTCATAATGACGGCACTAAACTAGTAATGCTCAACAACCTGAAAAAAATGGTCAACTTGACAGAATTAGAGTTGGTGCACTGTGATCTGGAGCGCATTCCTCATGCTGTTTTCAGCCTTAACGCTCTCCAGGAGctggatttgaaggaaaacaATCTGAAATCTATAGAGGAAATTGTTAGCTTTCAACACCTTAGAAAACTTACAATCCTAAAGTTATGGCACAACAGTATAACCTATATCCCTGAGCACATAAAGAAGCTCACCAGTCTAGAACGGCTTTCTTTTAGTCACAACAAGATAGAGGTTCTCCCATCCCATCTTTTCCTATGCAACAAAATTAGGTATTTAGATTTATCTAACAATGACATACGATTCATCCCTCCTGAAATTGGGGTTCTACAAAGTTTacagtatttttccatttcttgcAACAAAGTAGAGAGTGTGCCAGATGAGCTGTACTTTTGCAAAAAAATCAAGACACTGAAGATTGGGAAAAACAACTTGTCTATTCTTTCACCTAAAATTGGAAATCTAGTGCTGCTATCCTACTTGGACATTAAAGGAAATCACTTGGAGTTTCTTCCCCATGAACTTGGTGACTGCAGAGCTCTTAAAAAGAATGGACTTGTGGTTGAAGATACCTTATTTGAAACTCTGCCTTTGGATGTTAGAGAACAGATGAAGGCTGAATAA